The Marasmius oreades isolate 03SP1 chromosome 11, whole genome shotgun sequence genome includes a region encoding these proteins:
- a CDS encoding uncharacterized protein (MEROPS:MER0001733): MVYPAKQHTRNVFEKLVELLPANERSKPQIILVAGEVTPFRNDTDREIVFRQESNFYYLTGCTVPSSYFLAVYKTGTSFSQTPSMELFIPEVSQADLMWSVPPPSLEAAAETHDVTHIDHPHALPETIKTSIKAFPDALFHTLPRGSSLFPVLPSEYTDLVLSSENKDLAISDLYLLSALHQTRLIKDDEEIALIKRANQISSRAHETVMRVLGKAVKGKIEREAGAGVDRPLLPGEWLIEKEAEAEAIFVASCRREGVVHQAYLPIVAAANRASTLHYCCNDREFAWGPIAPNDHKNRNDFAHGGEKKLSPQVLLIDAGCEWNCYASDITRTMPVGNGGKFNPEAKAIYELVLEMQHHAFDIIRPGIHWDAVQLLCHRILVKGFQRLGIFKSDDTSSTDPTSATREHDEENILASGISSAFFPHGLGHSLGMDVHDVPSASKPTVNETIDKGVKLGHESFYTYLRLRLPLQKGMVVTVEPGIYFSPHLLAPVRDSKHINQDVLNKYENMGGVRIEDVVLITDNGYENLTTVRSDVDWVEGVCSGEL, translated from the exons ATGGTTTATCCCG CCAAACAACACACCCGAAATGTCTTTGAGAAGCTCGTCGAGCTCTTACCGGCCAATGAACGCTCCAAA CCTCAAATTATTCTTGTTGCAGGAGAAGTCACGCCGTTTAGAAACGACACCGATAGAGAGATCGTCTTTCGCCAAGAGTCGAATTTTTACTACTTGACTGGATGCACAGTTCCATCTTCATATTTTCTGGCCGTATACAAAACAGGAACCTCCTTTTCTCAGACACCATCAATGGAGTTGTTTATTCCCGAAGTTTCTCAGGCGGACCTTATGTGGTCGGTTCCACCGCCTTCACTCGAAGCAGCGGCGGAAACCCACGACGTTACCCACATCGATCATCCCCATGCTCTCCCAGAAACTATCAAGACCTCGATAAAGGCATTTCCAGATGCACTATTCCATACGTTACCCCGTGGATCTTCGCTGTTCCCTGTACTTCCATCAGAATATACAGATCTTGTGCTCTCCTCGGAGAACAAAGATTTGGCCATCAGCGACCTGTACCTACTTTCAGCACTTCACCAAACCCGCCTTATTAAGGATGATGAGGAGATCGCGTTGATCAAGCGGGCCAACCAAATTAGTTCTCGGGCTCATGAAACTGTTATGAGGGTGCTCGGTAAAGCCGTGAAAGGCAAGATCGAAAGGGAGGCTGGTGCGGGGGTTGATCGACCTCTCCTTCCTGGAGAGTGGCTTATTGAGAAAGAAGCCGAGGCTGAAGCCATCTTTGTAGCTTCTTGTAGACGAGAGGG TGTCGTCCATCAAGCATATCTTCCCATAGTAGCAGCCGCAAATCGAGCCTCAACCTTGCATTATTGTTGCAATGACCGTGAATTTGCCTGGGGACCCATCGCTCCAAACGACCACAAGAACAGAAACGACTTTGCCCATGGCGGCGAGAAGAAACTATCACCACAAGTCTTACTCATCGATGCCGGCTGCGAGTGGAATTGCTATGCTTCTGATATCACCCGGACAATGCCTGTCGGTAATGGAGGCAAGTTCAATCCAGAGGCCAAGGCGATTTATGAGCTTGTTTTGGAAATGCAACAT CATGCGTTCGACATCATACGTCCGGGCATTCATTGGGATGCGGTACAGCTTCTGTGTCATCGAATACTCGTTAAGGGCTTTCAGCGACTAGGAATCTTCAAATCCGACGATACCTCTTCAACTGATCCAACAAGTGCTACCCGAGAACATGACGAGGAGAATATCCTCGCATCTGGTATCAGCTCTGCATTCTTTCCCCATGGTCTCGGGCACAGCTTGGGGATGGATGTGCACGATGTACCCAGCGCGAGCAAGCCGACCGTCAACGAGACAATTGACAAGGGTGTAAAACTAGGTCACGAGAGCTTCTATACGTATTTAAGGCTGAGATTACCACTACAGAAGGGAATGGTGGTC ACGGTGGAGCCGGGAATCTACTTTTCACCACACTTGCTTGCACCTGTTCGGGATTCGAAACATATCAATCAAGATGTCTTGAACAAATATGAAAATATGGGAGGTGTCAGAATCGAAGATGTGGTTCTGATTACGGATAATGGATATGAGAACCTGACGACTGTCAGGAGCGATGTAGACTGGGTTGAAGGGGTTTGTTCCGGGGAGCTTTGA